A segment of the Candidatus Synechococcus calcipolaris G9 genome:
TGCAATTTGAATTATCAGTAGTATATTTTGGAAAATCGAAAATTATTCCTTATCTTCATTGGCTTCGATCATTTGAAAATCCATCGATTTCCAATTCAGAAGATATTAGTCTGAGTAGAAATAACCAGTTTCACGAATGGTGGTTAGCACCTGAAAAAAATGATTTTCGTGAAGATTTCATAAACCATACATTGCTACCCTTACTAGACGCTAAAACTAATGAAAATGAAAAAATAAAAATTAAATCTGCCATTAAGAAAGCTATGGATAATTATTCAAACTTATGTACCAATAATTTGAAAAAAAATAATATTACAAATTCATCGAAATCAATATTTAAGTCAATAACACCTTTCAAATATTTATGGGGTATAATGAGAAAAATCAAAGAAAAAATTTACTTAATATTTGATTTTAATAAATTTCAAAAGGACAAAATTACCCTTCGAAAAATGTGTCAACAACTTAGTGATCAAGGAATATATGTTAAAATCGATGAAATTGATCGGGTAGAATCATCTATACGCTGTTTTTATGAGAAATCTGAGAAATAAGGCTTCATCCGCTTACAGGTATTATTTTAATACTTATCATCCCACTAATATGATTTTAGATATTTGTGGGGCCTGTAATGCTCAATGTCCTTTTTGCCCCCGAATTCATATGCCTGAAGAACGGGCCAGGGGGTTTATGGATCGTGAAACCTTTGATATTTCTGTTTCCCAAGCTGAATCAATGGGTATCACTGATGTTAGATTATATGCAACTGCCGAACCTACTTTACATCCTCAATTTGCTGAATATGTATCAATCCTAAAAGACAAGAATTTTTTTGTTACAGTTTCAACTAATGCATCAATGCTATATAAACATTTTGAGGTTCTCTCCAGGGTTGATTATCTTCAGTATTCAATTGAGGGTTGGGATAAAGAATCCTATGAAAAGTTCCGCTATCCTCTTAAGTTTGATATTGTAAAGCGAAATATTGAAGAATTTTGGAATTATATTCGTGACCATTCTCAGCGACCTTTGATTAACTGTAATTTACTTGCCACCCAAAGTGTGAATATTGATGAATTTTTTGCTTGTTGGGCTGATTTTGTTGATCAAATTTCAATATCACCATTAATGACAACGACACGGTACGATACCAAATCTGGAAAATTTATTTCCGAGCTTAATTCTGATATTCAAACTGATTATTATGATCATGAACGTGATCTAACAAGGTTTTGTACTTATCCCTTTACATATATCACTGTTGCATTTGATGGTAAACTGGCTCTTTGCTGTGCAGATTTTTCTGCAGAAATTAATTTGGGCTATATTTCAGATGGAATTGAGAATTGGAAAAATAATCAACTAATGAAAAAAATAAGGCATCAGTTTTCACCTTTTGGTAAAAAAGATATGTGTGCTGGATGTAATTTTTTTTTAAGGCCTACTCAATCAACAATTAGTGCCCTGTCTGAACAAGTTGAAAAATTACCAGTTCATTATAAATCTAAAGCAAAATTAGCATATTAATAATG
Coding sequences within it:
- a CDS encoding radical SAM/SPASM domain-containing protein, producing MILDICGACNAQCPFCPRIHMPEERARGFMDRETFDISVSQAESMGITDVRLYATAEPTLHPQFAEYVSILKDKNFFVTVSTNASMLYKHFEVLSRVDYLQYSIEGWDKESYEKFRYPLKFDIVKRNIEEFWNYIRDHSQRPLINCNLLATQSVNIDEFFACWADFVDQISISPLMTTTRYDTKSGKFISELNSDIQTDYYDHERDLTRFCTYPFTYITVAFDGKLALCCADFSAEINLGYISDGIENWKNNQLMKKIRHQFSPFGKKDMCAGCNFFLRPTQSTISALSEQVEKLPVHYKSKAKLAY